One Engystomops pustulosus chromosome 7, aEngPut4.maternal, whole genome shotgun sequence DNA window includes the following coding sequences:
- the FBXO34 gene encoding F-box only protein 34 — protein sequence MSSSRASLHREPLKYHSYQYVKRASGMHLKPYHKIQKKESLLETRSNKGMHLNNQSSAKEEKCNVSTKNCLPCTDNPPRRPLGTLSQNTMCNTAGMSPDNSFEVKVKNVPPATIHQGEEGDVPLDSCALIKPGNTKEKIAFFASHHCSNNRNSSMKIKNTGDMSGRAAKRRKKSVDLKRVKNHLEKIQEAQKKCLLSETFSSGVEDCSISFVTDGDGILPGRPPSVIEMVAFLEQRASALLSDCAKPFSNSCPSKSTGTSKCALPTVSIMSLGGSENASDKDNGEKAELESVCVLEMVAKLESECLRRQNDREAGGLSRNNSFRRNVGRMLLASGSQQGAGHPHNDTSDAEQHSAAVGVENDVPQDEGDLEEENCAPPKPLDSESLPAMEDFFVANVDLELVRETYMKMRCRGDIAITVDPCKLSISVCIKAVECVPDSYESQKVNDGAAEEKVERSDRIPDPGVGHTQDKALSGDPSPGVLFFQSDETDANHAHVRITPEVKSQAGAGQGKHAFDNSSVIAQYAVSISSLGNVTQVLDASSVKRQVSHDFLETRFKIQQLLEPQQYMAFLPHHILVKIFKYLPTRSLAALKCTSCYFKFIIEHYDIRPCDSLWVRDPRYKDDPCKQCKKKYARGDVSLCLWHPKPYCQALPYGPGFWMCCHMSQKESRGCRVGLHDNRWVPAFHSFNRTVCKKSRESELEDD from the exons ATGAGTTCCAGCAGAGCCAGCCTCCACAGGGAACCACTAAAATACCACTCCTATCAATATGTCAAGCG GGCTTCTGGAATGCATCTAAAGCCATATCACAAGATACAGAAGAAAGAATCTCTACTAGAAACCAGGTCAAACAAAGGCATGCATCTAAACAACCAAAGCTCTGCTAAAGAAGAGAAGTGTAATGTCTCCACCAAGAATTGTTTACCCTGTACGGACAATCCACCCCGCAGGCCGCTGGGCACTCTGTCTCAGAACACCATGTGCAATACAGCGGGGATGAGCCCTGACAACAGCTTCGAGGTCAAAGTGAAGAATGTTCCACCTGCAACCATCCATCAGGGTGAGGAAGGAGACGTCCCGTTGGATAGCTGTGCACTCATCAAGCCTGGAAACACCAAGGAGAAGATTGCCTTTTTTGCCTCTCATCACTGCAGCAACAATAGGAACAGCTCAATGAAGATTAAAAACACTGGGGATATGAGCGGCAGAGCTGCTAAAAGGAGAAAGAAATCCGTGGATCTTAAACGTGTCAAGAACCACCTGGAGAAGATACAGGAAGCACAGAAGAAGTGCCTCCTCTCAGAGACTTTCTCAAGTGGCGTTGAAGACTGTTCAATCAGTTTTGTCACTGATGGCGATGGCATTCTTCCTGGAAGACCCCCTTCTGTCATAGAGATGGTGGCATTTCTAGAGCAGAGAGCAAGTGCGTTGCTTTCAGATTGTGCTAAACCCTTTTCCAACTCCTGTCCTTCGAAATCTACTGGAACGTCTAAATGTGCCCTTCCCACTGTATCAATAATGTCACTCGGAGGTAGCGAAAACGCTTCTGATAAAGACAATGGCGAGAAAGCTGAACTGGAATCTGTGTGCGTCTTGGAAATGGTTGCTAAACTGGAGTCCGAATGCTTGAGGCGCCAGAATGATCGCGAGGCCGGGGGACTCTCGAGGAACAACAGCTTCCGGAGAAACGTTGGGCGGATGCTGCTTGCTAGTGGCTCACAGCAAGGAGCCGGTCATCCTCACAATGACACGTCCGATGCCGAACAACACTCGGCCGCTGTTGGGGTGGAGAACGATGTCCCTCAGGATGAgggagacctggaagaggaaaacTGTGCTCCACCTAAGCCTCTAGACTCCGAGTCTTTGCCAGCCATGGAAGACTTTTTTGTGGCCAACGTAGACCTTGAACTTGTGAGGGAGACGTATATGAAAATGAGGTGTAGGGGTGATATTGCAATAACTGTGGATCCTTGTAAATTATCTATTTCTGTCTGTATAAAAGCTGTTGAATGTGTCCCTGATTCTTATGAGAGTCAGAAGGTGAATGATGGTGCAGCTGAGGAAAAGGTGGAGCGTTCAGATAGGATCCCTGATCCCGGAGTAGGACACACACAGGACAAAGCTTTATCAGGGGACCCTTCCCCGGGGGTCTTATTCTTTCAAAGTGATGAAACCGATGCAAACCATGCACATGTACGGATTACCCCGGAGGTAAAGTCGCAGGCAGGCGCAGGCCAGGGGAAGCATGCCTTTGACAATAGCTCTGTGATCGCACAATACGCGGTCTCTATATCCTCACTCGGAAACGTAACTCAGGTACTTGACGCATCCTCCGTAAAGAGGCAGGTGTCTCACGATTTTCTCGAGACCAGATTTAAGATCCAGCAGCTCTTGGAGCCTCAACAATACATGGCTTTCCTCCCCCATCACATCCTAGTGAAGATATTCAAATATCTTCCCACCCGATCTCTTGCCGCCCTTAAATGCACTTCCTGCTATTTCAAATTCATTATCGAACATTACGACATCCGCCCGTGCGACTCGCTGTGGGTGCGGGATCCGCGCTACAAAGACGACCCTTGCAAGCAGTGTAAGAAAAAGTATGCGAGAGGCGACGTGTCCTTATGCCTATGGCATCCCAAACCTTACTGCCAAGCTTTACCTTACGGCCCGGGTTTTTGGATGTGCTGTcacatgtctcaaaaagagagccGTGGCTGTAGGGTGGGGCTGCACGACAATCGCTGGGTGCCCGCCTTTCACAGCTTTAACCGAACAGTCTGCAAGAAGTCGAGAGAGTCCGAGCTGGAAGACGACTAA